In Thermodesulfobacteriota bacterium, the following proteins share a genomic window:
- a CDS encoding acyl--CoA ligase, with translation RMDIEEVLASIDRYRITNMFGTPTFYRMILEHPSIDKYDLSSLMWCYSGGDYLPPAFIARWMAKTGKYIYQGLGATEACGGITMTPGDEEIPEGSLGRVLSIWTAKLVDPDTMEEAKIPGQGELLISSDHMIKGYWNKPEDTAKSFITVEGRLWYRTGDIVRIDEKGWVYFVDRSGDIIKHKGYRVVPSKIEKTLTEHPAIAAACVIGIPDEEVGEKIKGLVIAKAGIKKPEVEELIDWCRNRLAPYEVPHWIEYRDSLPTSPSGKILRRKVRQEEREKAKSSEHVPSHVHVKN, from the coding sequence CCAGGATGGACATAGAAGAGGTTTTAGCATCGATAGATCGGTACCGGATAACGAACATGTTCGGAACACCCACCTTCTATAGAATGATCCTTGAGCATCCGTCAATCGATAAGTACGATTTGAGTTCTCTTATGTGGTGTTACAGCGGGGGAGATTACCTTCCTCCAGCATTCATAGCAAGATGGATGGCGAAAACCGGTAAGTACATTTATCAAGGTCTGGGTGCCACAGAGGCATGTGGTGGAATTACTATGACTCCAGGGGATGAGGAAATACCGGAGGGAAGCCTGGGAAGAGTTCTCTCGATATGGACAGCAAAACTGGTCGACCCAGACACTATGGAAGAAGCAAAAATTCCAGGGCAAGGTGAGCTTCTCATCTCCTCTGATCACATGATAAAAGGTTACTGGAATAAGCCTGAAGACACTGCAAAAAGTTTTATTACAGTTGAAGGGCGCCTGTGGTATCGGACAGGTGATATAGTCCGGATAGATGAGAAAGGATGGGTTTATTTTGTGGATAGGTCTGGAGATATCATAAAGCACAAAGGTTACAGGGTTGTTCCATCGAAAATAGAAAAAACGCTGACAGAACACCCCGCAATCGCTGCGGCCTGTGTTATAGGGATTCCAGACGAAGAAGTTGGCGAAAAAATAAAAGGCCTCGTAATTGCGAAGGCCGGAATTAAAAAACCCGAAGTAGAGGAGCTTATTGATTGGTGTCGTAATAGGCTTGCGCCTTATGAAGTCCCTCACTGGATAGAGTACCGTGATAGCCTACCCACGTCTCCATCTGGGAAAATTTTGAGAAGGAAAGTAAGACAAGAGGAGAGAGAAAAAGCCAAAAGTTCAGAACATGTACCTTCTCATGTTCACGTTAAGAATTAA
- a CDS encoding long-chain fatty acid--CoA ligase — MSGTVWQVFYDTARKNAHKTAVIYQGIELSYAELLDLSLRFANSLQKKGVEKGQRAIIYLPHCPQWVISWFGLQGAGVCPVPITHFYGSQDIEYIAKDSGANVIICCETNYQNVEPLLATGLFKHAIYTNTSELLPTWKELIYEALEKSKNVPYPRDTLLFHKLIAEGEGTCEPKTSSEDLAEILYTSGTTGLPKGVPFTHDVYLWSTTEERNTVAKVVPKGKAVILQGSPLYHILGQAQGLAGLLFGDSIVLLPRMDIEEVLASIDRYRITNMFGTPTF, encoded by the coding sequence ATGTCCGGAACGGTATGGCAGGTCTTTTATGACACCGCTAGAAAAAACGCTCATAAGACAGCCGTAATCTATCAGGGCATTGAACTTTCATATGCTGAACTACTCGATCTTTCTTTGCGTTTTGCAAATAGCCTTCAGAAAAAAGGAGTAGAAAAAGGACAAAGAGCGATCATATATTTGCCACATTGTCCCCAGTGGGTCATAAGTTGGTTTGGCTTGCAAGGAGCTGGCGTTTGTCCCGTTCCGATAACCCATTTTTATGGATCGCAGGACATAGAGTACATAGCGAAAGACAGTGGCGCAAACGTAATCATTTGTTGTGAAACTAATTACCAGAATGTTGAGCCATTGTTGGCCACAGGTCTTTTCAAACATGCAATATATACCAATACGTCCGAACTCCTCCCCACTTGGAAGGAGCTTATCTACGAAGCTTTGGAAAAATCGAAGAACGTTCCCTATCCCCGTGACACGTTGCTCTTCCATAAATTGATAGCAGAAGGTGAAGGAACTTGCGAACCTAAGACGAGTTCAGAAGACTTGGCAGAAATTCTATATACCAGCGGAACTACCGGTTTACCTAAAGGCGTACCGTTTACCCACGACGTTTATCTGTGGAGCACAACTGAGGAGAGAAATACGGTTGCAAAGGTCGTACCTAAGGGAAAGGCGGTCATCCTCCAGGGATCACCCCTTTATCACATCCTGGGTCAAGCTCAAGGACTAGCTGGACTTCTTTTTGGTGACTCTATAGTATTACTTCCCAGGATGGACATAGAAGAGGTTTTAGCATCGATAGATCGGTACCGGATAACGAACATGTTCGGAACACCCACCTTC
- the sixA gene encoding phosphohistidine phosphatase SixA, with protein MIVYLCQHGEAKPESEDPNRSLTDKGKKDVTRVGEYLLTSGIQVSQILHSGKLRARETAEILSQFVKPALGIKEVKGLNPLDDPTEIAEIINGAKDPLMIVGHMPNLGSLSSLLILGSKDREVVRFSFGAVIGLLKTDKGWVVESIIRPENL; from the coding sequence ATGATTGTCTACCTTTGCCAGCACGGCGAAGCCAAACCGGAATCAGAAGATCCAAATCGTTCCTTAACAGATAAAGGAAAAAAAGACGTAACGCGCGTTGGAGAATATCTATTAACCAGTGGTATTCAAGTTTCCCAAATTTTACATTCAGGAAAACTTAGGGCCCGAGAGACTGCAGAAATCCTTTCTCAGTTCGTAAAGCCGGCTTTAGGTATAAAAGAGGTAAAAGGATTAAACCCACTCGATGATCCAACAGAAATCGCAGAAATCATAAATGGTGCAAAAGATCCCCTGATGATTGTCGGACATATGCCAAATCTTGGCTCTTTATCCTCTCTATTGATTTTAGGATCCAAGGACAGGGAGGTTGTTCGGTTTTCGTTTGGGGCAGTCATAGGCCTTTTGAAGACGGACAAGGGATGGGTTGTGGAATCCATAATAAGGCCTGAAAACCTTTGA
- a CDS encoding isochorismatase family protein yields the protein MALNSKVKAVILVDLQADFTEFYKGALPVPGTDLEYLRKVEEAVRSLKNEGLLIVASQDWHPPDHISFFTNHLGKRPYEEIVIGDRKQILWPPHCVQDTKGAEIVVDTRLIDWVVKKGQNPLYDSYSAFCDDGGFETGLELFLKERGIGELIIFGLATDYCVLATVTDAKARGYEVCFLDELSKGVDPVTAKEAIDKMERMGVRVYRSLADLK from the coding sequence ATGGCTTTAAACTCAAAAGTAAAAGCAGTGATTCTTGTAGATCTACAAGCAGATTTTACGGAGTTTTATAAGGGAGCCCTCCCTGTGCCTGGGACAGACTTAGAGTATTTGAGAAAAGTTGAGGAGGCAGTCCGTTCACTTAAAAACGAAGGACTTCTTATCGTAGCCAGTCAGGACTGGCACCCACCTGATCATATCTCTTTTTTTACCAATCACCTAGGAAAACGTCCTTACGAAGAGATAGTTATTGGTGACAGAAAACAGATTCTTTGGCCTCCCCACTGTGTCCAGGATACAAAGGGTGCAGAGATAGTCGTCGACACCCGGCTCATAGATTGGGTGGTGAAAAAGGGGCAGAATCCCCTATATGATAGCTACTCGGCCTTTTGCGACGATGGCGGTTTCGAGACTGGTCTCGAACTTTTTCTCAAAGAGAGAGGAATAGGCGAACTCATCATTTTTGGACTAGCAACAGACTATTGCGTTTTGGCAACTGTAACTGACGCAAAGGCTAGAGGCTACGAAGTATGCTTCTTAGACGAACTGTCGAAGGGTGTAGATCCTGTAACTGCGAAAGAAGCAATCGACAAAATGGAAAGGATGGGCGTCCGGGTCTATAGAAGTTTAGCAGATCTAAAATAA
- the sfsA gene encoding DNA/RNA nuclease SfsA: MLSIGVLREGIFLRRTNRFVCECAIDGEQTFAHLPNSGKLMELLTENRKVYVVKNDKGKLPFKIRFVEKDGLKILVDTVLTNQLVCHLVERDLIPSLVGYRVLKKEVPVNRRRIDFILEKDGRKLCLEVKNSTLFRTVLSMFPDCQTERGRSHIKELLKLKNGDTDAGILFVVSSPTVKYFLPDFHNDFHFARELFLASEKIWIGAISFGFGEDLSISEVKELSIPWHELIKVKKDSGVYLLGLKIEKDVDLQIGALGQVSIRSGYYVYSGSAKMCLKKRIERHGRKKKKVFWHIDYLTSKFRPYFHLPVRIDKPYECYIARRLAAMCDWIIPNFGSSDCKCLSHLFGFEKDPLKNERFIDFVLYLRLGLIEERLEMIEKEHFL; encoded by the coding sequence ATGTTATCCATTGGAGTTCTCAGGGAAGGAATTTTTCTCAGACGAACTAACCGTTTTGTTTGCGAATGCGCAATTGACGGTGAACAGACTTTCGCACACCTTCCAAATTCAGGAAAACTGATGGAACTTCTTACTGAAAATAGGAAGGTTTACGTGGTAAAAAATGATAAGGGAAAGTTGCCTTTTAAAATCCGGTTTGTGGAAAAGGATGGTCTAAAAATTCTCGTTGATACAGTTCTCACTAATCAACTGGTATGTCATTTAGTAGAACGTGATTTGATCCCTTCCCTTGTCGGTTACAGGGTCCTAAAGAAAGAAGTGCCGGTCAACCGAAGAAGGATCGATTTTATTTTGGAAAAAGATGGAAGGAAGCTCTGTCTTGAGGTTAAGAATTCAACCCTTTTTAGAACCGTTCTCTCCATGTTTCCCGACTGCCAAACAGAAAGAGGAAGGTCCCACATCAAAGAGCTCCTAAAACTTAAAAATGGGGACACGGACGCTGGAATCTTATTCGTCGTTAGCTCTCCAACTGTCAAGTATTTTCTTCCCGACTTCCACAACGATTTTCACTTTGCCAGAGAGCTTTTTTTGGCATCTGAAAAAATTTGGATTGGTGCAATTTCTTTCGGCTTTGGCGAGGATCTCTCAATTTCGGAAGTAAAAGAGCTTTCTATCCCTTGGCATGAGCTTATCAAGGTAAAGAAGGATTCAGGGGTTTACTTATTAGGTCTAAAGATCGAAAAAGACGTGGATCTCCAAATAGGAGCCCTGGGACAGGTTTCCATAAGAAGCGGTTACTATGTCTATTCCGGATCCGCAAAAATGTGTCTTAAAAAAAGAATCGAAAGGCATGGGAGGAAAAAAAAGAAAGTTTTTTGGCACATAGATTATCTCACATCAAAATTTAGACCCTACTTTCACCTTCCCGTAAGAATCGATAAGCCCTATGAGTGTTACATAGCTCGTAGGCTTGCTGCGATGTGTGATTGGATAATACCGAATTTCGGCTCCTCAGACTGCAAATGCTTAAGCCATCTTTTCGGATTTGAAAAGGACCCATTAAAAAATGAAAGATTTATAGATTTCGTACTTTACTTAAGACTAGGTTTAATAGAAGAAAGGCTCGAAATGATTGAGAAGGAACATTTTCTGTGA
- a CDS encoding nitroreductase family protein, whose protein sequence is MDLMKVIHERQSIRKYKEDEVPEEILLEIIDAARRSPSWANSQTWRFVIVKDKSVKEALAKTLTENNPAKEAVTKAPILVCLVSEKGVSGFRKGVPRTSKGDYYMFDAGIAMEHIVLAAWNFGLGTCHIGAFNHEEAEKILGVPEGYTIVAMSPIGYFDEKPNVTPRKPLKEILFLNRFGNPYINEP, encoded by the coding sequence ATGGATCTTATGAAAGTCATACATGAAAGGCAAAGCATAAGAAAGTATAAAGAAGACGAGGTACCTGAAGAGATCCTTCTCGAGATCATTGATGCGGCAAGAAGATCGCCCTCCTGGGCCAATAGTCAGACCTGGCGGTTTGTGATCGTAAAGGACAAAAGCGTAAAGGAGGCTTTGGCAAAGACATTGACAGAGAATAACCCGGCCAAAGAGGCGGTAACAAAGGCTCCAATACTTGTGTGTCTTGTTTCTGAAAAGGGTGTTTCTGGCTTCAGAAAGGGTGTTCCAAGAACTTCAAAAGGAGACTACTACATGTTTGATGCGGGTATCGCTATGGAACACATCGTTCTTGCGGCATGGAATTTTGGATTAGGAACGTGCCATATCGGAGCTTTCAACCATGAAGAAGCAGAGAAAATACTTGGAGTACCTGAAGGCTATACGATAGTAGCAATGAGTCCCATCGGGTATTTCGACGAAAAACCAAACGTAACTCCGAGAAAGCCTTTAAAGGAGATTCTTTTTCTTAACAGATTCGGAAACCCATACATAAATGAACCATGA
- a CDS encoding DegT/DnrJ/EryC1/StrS family aminotransferase codes for MKIPLVNLKAQYRKVKKEILAGLKQILDEQKLVLGEYCQLLEEKIATYIGVPYAISCANGTDALILSLRALDIGIGDEVITTPYTFFSTASSITLVGAKPVFVDIEPRFMNIDPTKVEDAITERTRAIIVVHLFGKICQIDKIMAIAEKHKLYVIEDMAQSIGAKKDGKMAGSFGHVSALSFYPTKNLGGIGEGGMVLTYDESIAKKAKKLRVHGMDEKPYTHDLIGINSRLDEIKAYALCAKFPYLEEWNKKRIENAKYYNSAFKDLPLVLPELEDDGSHVFHQYVIRTEKRDELKEFLEKKGIQTGIYYPLPLHLQKCFLYLGYKKGDFPCSEEASRTSLAIPVYPELKEREKEYIVRCVKKFFKR; via the coding sequence ATGAAGATACCGTTGGTCAATCTCAAGGCCCAGTATAGGAAAGTCAAAAAGGAAATCCTTGCGGGTCTAAAACAGATTCTTGATGAACAAAAGCTCGTTTTGGGAGAGTACTGCCAGCTTCTCGAAGAAAAAATTGCTACTTACATAGGTGTTCCTTACGCTATTTCGTGTGCAAATGGAACTGACGCTTTAATTCTTTCTTTGCGAGCTCTCGACATAGGCATCGGTGACGAAGTTATAACCACACCTTACACTTTTTTTTCGACCGCAAGTTCGATAACACTTGTGGGGGCTAAACCTGTATTTGTGGATATAGAGCCAAGATTCATGAATATAGATCCAACAAAAGTTGAAGACGCCATTACGGAAAGAACAAGGGCAATAATCGTCGTTCATCTATTTGGTAAAATCTGTCAGATTGATAAGATAATGGCCATTGCAGAAAAGCACAAGTTATACGTGATAGAGGATATGGCCCAGTCGATCGGTGCCAAAAAAGATGGCAAAATGGCCGGATCCTTTGGACACGTCTCTGCTTTAAGCTTTTATCCAACAAAAAACTTAGGGGGAATCGGCGAGGGCGGGATGGTATTGACCTACGATGAATCTATAGCAAAAAAGGCAAAAAAGTTGAGAGTCCATGGAATGGATGAGAAGCCTTACACCCATGATCTTATAGGTATAAATAGCAGGCTCGACGAGATAAAAGCCTACGCACTTTGCGCGAAATTTCCTTACCTGGAGGAATGGAACAAAAAGAGAATAGAAAACGCAAAATACTATAATTCGGCTTTTAAAGATCTGCCACTTGTTCTTCCCGAGTTAGAAGACGATGGATCCCACGTATTCCATCAATATGTGATAAGGACAGAAAAAAGGGATGAACTCAAGGAATTCTTAGAGAAAAAGGGGATACAGACAGGGATATACTATCCGTTACCCTTACACCTTCAGAAGTGTTTTTTGTACTTAGGGTATAAAAAGGGGGATTTTCCCTGCTCTGAAGAGGCTTCAAGAACAAGTCTTGCCATCCCTGTGTATCCTGAACTCAAAGAGAGAGAGAAAGAGTATATAGTACGATGCGTAAAAAAGTTTTTTAAGAGATAG
- a CDS encoding radical SAM protein → MDERGFPLRIVAWELTRSCNLECLYCRASATKEVPQGELTTSECKSIIDSIASFSSPIIILTGGEPLLRKDIFEIVEHGSIKKGLHMVFATNGSLLTKETVRILKALEIKRISLSLDGKDKESHDGLRGVEGSFDCVIEATKILNEEGMPFQINTTITSLNIREIESIFELTKSLGACAWHLFFFVPVGRGKSIKDKGLEAMEYEKTLKRIYELAQRKEIEIKVTCAPQYYRILKEEGEELRGSGCLAGKSFMFISHVGVAQPCGYLEIPSGDVRAHGVRYVWEKSEVFLRLRNFREYQGRCGKCRYIKICGGCRARAYEEFGDFMEEEPLCTIS, encoded by the coding sequence GTGGATGAGAGAGGGTTCCCTTTAAGGATAGTAGCCTGGGAACTTACAAGGTCCTGCAACCTTGAGTGTCTCTACTGCCGGGCCTCAGCAACGAAGGAGGTGCCTCAAGGAGAGCTCACTACTTCTGAGTGCAAATCGATCATCGATTCAATAGCCTCTTTTTCTTCCCCGATAATTATACTTACAGGTGGCGAACCCCTTCTGCGGAAGGATATCTTCGAGATAGTGGAACACGGAAGTATAAAAAAGGGTCTCCATATGGTTTTTGCGACAAATGGGAGTTTGCTCACAAAGGAAACTGTTAGGATCCTAAAAGCTTTAGAAATAAAGAGAATAAGTCTCAGCCTAGATGGAAAGGACAAAGAATCCCACGATGGATTGAGGGGTGTTGAAGGATCGTTTGATTGTGTGATTGAGGCTACGAAGATACTAAATGAAGAGGGGATGCCCTTTCAGATAAATACGACGATAACTTCTTTAAACATAAGAGAGATAGAATCTATTTTTGAACTGACAAAATCTCTTGGTGCCTGCGCATGGCACCTTTTTTTCTTCGTGCCTGTCGGTCGAGGAAAGAGCATAAAAGACAAAGGACTTGAGGCGATGGAATACGAAAAGACACTGAAGAGAATCTACGAGTTGGCACAAAGAAAAGAGATAGAAATCAAGGTCACCTGTGCTCCCCAGTATTACAGGATACTTAAAGAAGAGGGAGAAGAATTAAGAGGGAGTGGATGTCTTGCAGGAAAGAGTTTCATGTTCATTTCCCATGTGGGTGTTGCCCAGCCTTGCGGATATCTGGAGATACCTTCAGGGGATGTTAGAGCTCATGGTGTAAGATACGTGTGGGAAAAATCAGAAGTTTTTTTAAGACTTAGGAACTTTAGGGAGTACCAGGGGAGATGTGGCAAATGTAGATACATAAAAATATGCGGCGGATGCCGGGCGCGGGCCTACGAAGAATTCGGAGATTTTATGGAAGAAGAGCCTCTCTGCACTATCTCTTAA
- the hemB gene encoding porphobilinogen synthase, which yields MGYPFSRPRRLRKTEILRNLIRETHLSLNYLVYPLFVKEMTQMKTEIPSMPGIYQFSPDGLLREIEELLNLSIRSVLLFGIPGRKDEVGSEAYREDGIIQKTVKKIKKAFGDDLVVITDVCLCEYTSHGHCGVLKGDTVDNDETIKILAKVALSHAESGADIVAPSDMMDGRVQAIRRELDSNGYSHIPIMSYSAKYASSLYGPFRVAAESKPQFGDRRSYQMDYPNKKEALKEIELDIAEGADIVMVKPAIFYLDIIGLARSTFNVPIAAYSVSGEYLMVKEAAKTGFIDYKSLVVELTTSIRRAGADIIITYFAKDIAKWMREGSL from the coding sequence ATGGGGTATCCTTTTTCAAGGCCCAGAAGGCTAAGGAAGACTGAAATACTTAGAAACCTCATAAGAGAGACCCATCTTTCCCTAAATTACTTAGTCTATCCGTTATTCGTCAAAGAGATGACGCAAATGAAGACTGAGATTCCTTCTATGCCCGGCATATACCAATTCTCACCCGATGGTCTACTTAGGGAAATCGAAGAACTCTTAAATCTATCGATAAGATCGGTGCTTTTATTTGGAATACCGGGAAGGAAAGATGAGGTAGGAAGTGAAGCCTACAGAGAAGATGGAATAATCCAAAAGACGGTAAAAAAAATAAAGAAAGCCTTTGGCGATGACTTAGTTGTAATAACGGATGTGTGCCTATGCGAATACACAAGCCACGGACATTGTGGTGTGCTTAAAGGTGACACCGTTGACAACGATGAGACTATAAAAATACTCGCAAAAGTGGCTCTTTCCCACGCAGAATCTGGGGCAGACATCGTTGCTCCATCCGATATGATGGACGGAAGAGTCCAAGCAATAAGGAGAGAGCTAGATTCGAATGGATATTCACATATTCCGATCATGAGTTACTCCGCAAAGTACGCCTCCTCTCTTTACGGACCTTTTAGAGTCGCTGCCGAGTCAAAACCTCAGTTTGGAGATAGACGTTCCTATCAGATGGATTATCCTAACAAGAAAGAAGCGTTAAAAGAGATAGAGCTCGATATTGCGGAGGGTGCGGATATCGTTATGGTCAAACCTGCCATCTTTTATTTAGACATCATAGGTCTTGCAAGATCGACATTCAATGTGCCAATTGCCGCATATTCTGTGAGTGGTGAATATCTCATGGTCAAAGAGGCGGCAAAAACTGGATTTATAGATTACAAAAGTCTTGTTGTGGAACTTACAACATCGATAAGGCGAGCTGGGGCAGACATCATCATCACATACTTTGCCAAGGATATAGCTAAGTGGATGAGAGAGGGTTCCCTTTAA
- a CDS encoding radical SAM protein, which produces MVSITKLYCGAKESFDEVRYGTPPDKRKPVVVWNITKSCNLFCKHCYANAEPGQNEESIIDTKEAKEIIEDFASFGVPVILFSGGEPLLRHDIFELLKHAKMLGLRTVLSTNGTLITKKVAEQLAESGISYVGVSLDGVGDVNDLFRGRLGAFDEAKEGIRNCKEAKIKIGIRFTITKENYHHIPEIFDFFEDEDIDRLCFYHLVYSGRAKSLMDLDLDHETRRRVLDYIIERTKAIYAKNRRVEVLTVDNHADGPYVYLKLLREDPKRAKEVYQFLLKNGGNLSGIGIVSIDERGDVHPDQFWKDYTLGNLKERSLGSILSNDGLIKALRNKKSFLTGRCARCRFIDICGGNFRVRAYAKTSDLWAPDPQCYLTDEEIS; this is translated from the coding sequence TTGGTAAGTATCACGAAGCTTTACTGCGGTGCAAAGGAAAGTTTCGACGAAGTCCGCTACGGGACTCCTCCCGATAAAAGAAAACCTGTTGTGGTATGGAATATAACAAAAAGTTGCAATCTTTTCTGCAAGCATTGCTATGCAAACGCAGAGCCGGGCCAAAACGAGGAATCGATTATCGATACCAAAGAAGCTAAGGAGATCATAGAGGATTTTGCCTCTTTTGGAGTCCCTGTCATTCTTTTTTCTGGTGGGGAACCCCTTCTCCGCCACGACATATTCGAGCTTTTAAAGCATGCAAAGATGTTGGGACTAAGAACGGTGCTTTCAACAAACGGGACTCTGATTACCAAGAAAGTGGCCGAGCAACTTGCCGAAAGTGGAATCTCTTACGTTGGCGTAAGCCTAGACGGGGTAGGCGATGTTAACGATCTTTTCCGTGGAAGACTAGGAGCCTTCGATGAGGCAAAAGAAGGGATACGCAACTGCAAGGAGGCAAAAATCAAAATTGGTATAAGATTCACGATAACGAAGGAGAACTATCATCATATTCCTGAAATCTTCGATTTTTTTGAGGATGAAGATATCGACCGGCTCTGTTTTTATCATCTTGTCTATTCTGGACGGGCAAAGAGCCTTATGGATCTAGATCTTGATCATGAAACTAGAAGAAGAGTTTTGGATTACATAATTGAGCGAACGAAAGCCATATATGCCAAAAATAGAAGAGTTGAAGTTCTCACTGTGGATAACCACGCGGACGGACCGTATGTTTATCTAAAGCTTTTAAGAGAGGATCCAAAAAGGGCTAAAGAGGTTTACCAGTTCCTTCTCAAAAATGGGGGAAACCTCTCAGGGATCGGTATTGTCTCTATCGATGAAAGAGGGGATGTTCATCCAGACCAGTTTTGGAAAGATTATACGTTAGGCAACTTAAAAGAAAGGTCCTTGGGCTCGATCCTAAGTAACGATGGGCTTATAAAGGCCTTAAGGAATAAAAAGTCGTTTTTGACGGGAAGGTGTGCAAGGTGTAGATTCATCGACATATGTGGTGGAAATTTCAGGGTGAGAGCCTATGCGAAAACTAGCGATCTTTGGGCTCCTGATCCTCAGTGCTATCTGACCGACGAGGAGATCTCGTAA
- a CDS encoding TraB/GumN family protein, producing the protein MVFRVEKSGKINYICGTAHFFPFSFRKSLKKLISKVNIVLFEGPLTESDMERVVASGYETSTSTSLIDLLDKNTLRILEEEYESSKSKNESEISRYFGYFQGRSKSRLEMDLRGLKPWMCFFRIWASFLKERGWTYSLDLEAHVVAKKKNKKIHYLESIDEQIRALEGIPVERFVKFLNLFRDWELFAKRYAYFYLEGDLENLLRTTELFPTRCESVVEKRDPELYRRILPFFEEGSASAFVGLTHIKGIVERLKSDGFFIFQDKC; encoded by the coding sequence ATGGTATTTAGAGTTGAAAAGTCCGGAAAGATAAACTACATCTGTGGCACAGCCCACTTCTTCCCTTTTAGCTTCCGGAAATCGCTAAAGAAGCTGATTTCAAAGGTAAATATCGTCCTATTCGAGGGACCGCTAACTGAAAGCGACATGGAAAGAGTGGTGGCCTCAGGGTATGAAACGTCCACTTCCACTTCGTTAATCGACCTATTAGACAAAAATACCCTTAGGATCTTGGAAGAAGAGTATGAATCTAGTAAAAGCAAAAATGAATCGGAGATTTCTAGATATTTTGGCTACTTTCAGGGCAGATCAAAAAGTAGGCTTGAGATGGATCTTAGAGGCTTAAAACCGTGGATGTGCTTTTTTAGAATATGGGCATCTTTCCTCAAAGAGAGAGGATGGACCTACTCTTTAGATTTGGAAGCCCATGTTGTGGCAAAAAAGAAAAATAAGAAGATTCACTATCTTGAAAGCATCGATGAGCAAATCAGGGCACTTGAGGGAATTCCCGTAGAGAGGTTTGTGAAGTTTCTCAACCTCTTTCGGGATTGGGAACTTTTCGCAAAAAGGTATGCGTATTTTTATTTGGAGGGTGATCTGGAGAACCTTCTAAGAACTACCGAGCTTTTCCCAACAAGATGTGAATCGGTGGTCGAAAAAAGGGATCCCGAACTTTATAGGAGAATCTTGCCTTTTTTTGAAGAAGGATCGGCTTCTGCTTTTGTGGGTCTTACTCACATAAAAGGAATAGTAGAGAGGTTAAAAAGTGATGGGTTTTTCATCTTTCAGGACAAATGCTGA
- a CDS encoding radical SAM protein, producing the protein MKLYQKYKFFAWQIEITTRCPLSCRMCIKSVYGNYKKKDMEVQDFKNLARYFKNVEYIVLEGWGEPLIHPSLIDIIRIAKSEGPKVGFVTSGYGLTKDYANALLESGIDFLGFSLSGAKASTHERIRVNSSFEEIEEGIRNICELSKTTKRYPKIHIVYLLLKENVEESPLIVELAKRLGLKEIVFINMIQISDLWQDSIKAFTYEKENPWEKVLQEAKRIASSYGIKVKVPSLTKSDVAICSENPLNCLYVSVDGDVSPCVYLNPPIPSPFVRIFEGKLCETRRLVFGNIFQEPLEVLWNKRDYVEFREAHKKRQTLLKNMLDDLFSFRLDSIHTLFTVPDACRTCHKMYGF; encoded by the coding sequence ATGAAACTCTATCAAAAATATAAATTCTTCGCCTGGCAGATCGAAATTACAACTAGATGTCCCCTTTCGTGCAGGATGTGTATCAAGTCCGTATACGGCAACTACAAAAAAAAGGACATGGAAGTCCAAGATTTTAAAAATCTTGCCAGATATTTTAAAAACGTGGAGTACATCGTTCTCGAAGGATGGGGAGAACCTTTAATCCACCCATCCTTAATCGATATTATAAGGATAGCAAAAAGCGAAGGTCCCAAAGTCGGCTTTGTTACGAGCGGATATGGGCTCACAAAAGATTACGCGAATGCTCTTTTGGAGTCTGGTATAGATTTTCTTGGATTTTCGTTGTCCGGAGCAAAAGCCTCAACCCACGAAAGGATAAGAGTTAATTCCAGTTTTGAGGAAATTGAAGAAGGCATAAGGAATATATGCGAACTCTCCAAAACCACAAAAAGATATCCCAAAATTCATATCGTTTACCTTCTCCTAAAAGAAAATGTGGAAGAGTCTCCTTTGATCGTAGAACTAGCAAAAAGACTCGGCTTAAAAGAGATTGTATTCATTAACATGATCCAGATTTCTGACCTTTGGCAGGACAGTATTAAGGCATTCACGTACGAAAAAGAGAATCCATGGGAAAAAGTATTACAAGAGGCAAAAAGGATTGCGTCCTCGTACGGGATCAAAGTTAAAGTTCCTTCGCTTACTAAAAGCGATGTGGCCATCTGTTCTGAAAATCCCTTAAATTGTCTCTATGTTTCAGTAGATGGTGATGTTTCACCATGTGTCTATCTCAATCCACCTATCCCTTCCCCATTTGTGAGGATCTTTGAAGGTAAGCTATGTGAAACGAGAAGGCTCGTTTTCGGAAACATTTTTCAGGAACCACTAGAGGTCTTGTGGAATAAAAGAGATTACGTGGAGTTTAGAGAAGCTCATAAAAAGAGGCAAACCCTCTTAAAGAACATGTTAGATGACCTATTCAGTTTTAGGCTTGATTCCATCCATACTCTTTTTACCGTTCCTGATGCGTGCAGGACGTGCCATAAGATGTACGGTTTTTGA